ACCTAAAATGAAACCGGTAGATTTATAAAAATGACTATGAAAAAGACATTCGCATTTTTACTGATTACGTGCTTTTCCGTATTCAACAGCACTTTTGCACAGTCCAAAGACGAAGCTGCCGTGGCAAGTGCCGTAGAAGCCCTAAAAAAAGCAATGATCGATGCCGATAAAGCGGCACTGGAAAGTCTTACCGACGAGGCCCTCAGCTACGGGCATTCCAATGGAAAGATTGAAGATAAAGCGGAGTTTGTGCGTGCCATTGTAAGCGGTGAATCTGATTTTGTAACCATCAATCTTACGGAACAAACCATTAAAATTGTCGGAAATGCCGCCATTGTAAGGCACAAGTTAGCCGGGACGACCAATAACAGCGGTAAACCCGGTACGGCAAACCTTGCGCTTTTGATGGTATGGCAAAAACAAAAAGGAAGCTGGAAATTGCTGGCCCGTCAGGCGGTAAAAATTTAGCCTGTTGCCTTTTTACAAAAAGTCCCTCCGACAAAAAGCCGGGGGGACTTTTTTATGTTTTATTTCTTTTCAAATACGCTCCGTACCGTGTTTCAGCGGTGTTTACAAAAAGAAAAAACGTAATATGCGACGGTAGTGGGTTGAAAAACCTATTTTTGTCCTGAAAATAAATCTTTCGTTCAACCCACTTGAATCCTATGAAGACCGTAGATTCGTACAATTTTGCAGGGAAGCGAGCGCTTATTCGCGTAGACTTCAATGTGCCCCTCAACGAGAAATTCGAAATTACTGACGACACCCGTATTCAGGCAACTCTTCCCACCATCCGCAAGATCCTGGCGGACGGCGGCTCCTGCATTCTGATGTCACACTTGGGACGCCCGAAAGACGGGCCAACTGAAAAATATTCCCTTAAACACCTGATCAATCCGCTGTCGGTCATACTGGGCGTTGAGGTTAAATTTGCCGATGATTGCATCGGAGAATCTGCCTATGATCAGGCAACTACCCTTAAAGCCGGCGAAATCCTGTTGCTCGAAAACCTGCGTTTTTACAAGCAGGAAGAAAAAGGCGACGTAGCTTTTGCCGAAAAATTGTCCCAACTCGGAGATGTTTGGGTAAACGATGCCTTCGGAACCGCGCACCGCGCCCACGCTTCTACGGCCGTGATCGGTCAGTTTTTTGAAGACCGTATTTGCGGGTACGTTATGCAGGCTGAAATCGACAATGCCCAGCGCATTCTCGAACACGCGGAGCGTCCTTTCACGGCCATCATGGGCGGTGCCAAGATCTCGGACAAAATCCTCATCATTGAGCGTCTGTTGGATAAAGTAGACAATCTCATCATCGGTGGCGGGATGACCTACACGTTTACCAAAGCCCTGGGTGGCCAAATCGGCAAGTCGTTATTAGAAGCTGATAAGCAGGAGCTGGCCCTTGAAATTCTAGAAAAAGCTAAAGCAAAAGGTGTGAATATCATCATGCCCGTAGATAACGTGTGCGCCGATGCTTTTTCAAACGACGCCAATCGGCAAGTGGTGGCTACCGGACACATCCCCGACGGTTGGGAAGGTTTGGACATTGGTCCTGAGTCGATCACCTTGTTTGAAGAAGCGGTTCGTACTTCAAAGACCATTCTTTGGAATGGCCCGATGGGGGTATTTGAATTTCCTAATTTTGCCATCGGAACGGACGCAATTGCTAAAGCAGTGGTGAGAGCAACGGAAGAAAACGGAGCGTTTTCGCTTATCGGCGGGGGAGATTCAGCTTCAGCCATCAACAATGCCGGCTATGGCGATCGGGTAAGCTACGTTTCCACCGGCGGCGGGGCGTTGCTCGAATACATGGAAGGAAAAGAATTGCCGGGCGTAGCGGCTTTGGCGTAGGGGTATCGGCACTTATAAATAAAGAGGACACCTTTTCGGGTGTCCTCTTTATTTATAAGTACTCAAAAACTACTGTGCTTCATATTTCTCCACTACCCGCAGAATATCCTCGTCTTTCGAAAGCTTGAGTTTTTGTTCTTTGATAAAGGTTTCCAGTTCGGCCTGCTTATCACCGAGCGCTTCCAAAAGTGTCTTTTTGTCTTTTTTGAGACGGGTTATCGCACCGTTTTTAAATAAATACAACGCCTCATCTTTCATGAACCGCTTGGTCTGAGTGGCTGAGCCATAGAGTTTTTCCGTCTGGATGCGCACGGAAGTGTGTTTTAATAACTTGACGTTGCCATCGTACAGTACCTGATAAAAATTTCGGTCGGTCAGGGGGTCAATGGCCGGGAAGCCACTTCTGAATACGCCGTCATTGGTCGAAAATTCCGTAATTTCCTTACTGAAACGGTACGGCTTCTGATTTTCTTCGTATTCGAGTTCATCCTTGTAAAGATCATAGCGCATTTTGGCCAATTCATACGTTTTGCCGTTATTTTTGGCTTTGACGCTGCCCCTCGACCAAGCGTCGTTCAGGTACGGAGATCCTTCGATCTCGGTGTAGCCGCCTTCAAACATCGGGCGACCGTTGATGTCCTGAAGAAACATACTTTGAGCGTATGTTGAGAGGGTCAATAAAATCAATCCCCCACAGAGTAATGACTTTTTCATGTTGCGTTGTACTTTTGCGAGCAAATTAAACAATCTCCCTTGCGACTCCAAGACCATCTTTACCACGTTATCCAAAGTCTGCCCGGTTTTATCCCCGAAACGTGGCTGGCAGGAGCTTTTTTATTCATTATTCTCAGTGAAATATTGCTGAAATACAGCCGTTGGCAATCACAAACCAACGGCATTTTGCGGGCGTTGACCGTTATTCTGCTTACGGTGGCGTTTGGTTTGGTTTTTCTTCAATGGAACGATTTGGGCGGGTATTTATTTCATCACCTGATCTATCTCGACCACAAAGCCGGTTTCTTCAAACTGCTTATTCTGACGGCTACGCTCTTGGTGCTTCTGCACGTTCAGCTCATGCGGACAGATTTGCCGGCTGAATTTTACAGCCTTTTGTTAGCGGTAGTCTTGGGCCTTTTTCTGATGACGATGGCGGTCAATGGCCTGAGTATGTATCTTTCCATTGAATTGGTGTCGATCGGGTCGTATTTAATGGCCACGTTGGGCAAGGGAAAAACATCAGGGGAAGGCGGTATCAAGTACCTGTTGTTTGGGGCGTTGAGTTCTGCTATTATGTTGTACGGATTGTCTTTATTGTATGGTATGACGGGAACGCTGAATTTCACGAGCGACGTATTTGCCCATCAGTTAACCCAAAACCCGCCGATTATTTTATTGGTTGTGGGGTTTCTTACGCTGGGCGGGGTTTTGTTCAAGTTGTCGTTGGTGCCCTTTCATGTGTGGCCGCCGGATGTGTACGAGGCAGCGCCTACACCCGTTGTTTCCTTTCTGTCAACGACGCCTAAGGCCGCCGCGCTGCTGTTGCTGATGCGGCTTTTGAGCGTATTGCCCGCCGATTTTCAAAAACTTACGGCCATTATTGCGCTAGTGAGTATTTTGGCGGGAAATCTTGCGGCCCTTTGGCAAAATGATCTGAAACGGCTCATGGCCTATTCGGGTATTGCGCAGGCGGGTTTTATGATTGTAGGCTTGGCGGCGTTGAATCAAACAGGATTTGAAAGCACTACTTTTTACGTGACGATTTATGTATTGACCAATCTTGCAGTCTTTTTGCTGATTGATCTATTGGGGCAAATTACTCCGACACTGGCTTCCATTGCGGGAAAAGGAGTTATGTATCCCTTTTTAAGCGTTTGTTTCACGCTCCTGATAGTGGCATTGGTAGGGCTTCCGCCAACGGCAGGATTTACGGCTAAGCTGCTCGTGTTTTCGTCACTTTGGGAAGCCTATCAGACCACCGGCGACCAATTGCTGATCATTCTTTTGGCGCTTGGGTTACTCAATGCCGTTGTTTCGCTGTTTTATTATTTTAAAGTTCCGTTTTATCTGTTTTTCAGAACGGCTGCTTCTTCATCGCCTGCCGACCGTATTCCGTACACAGCAGCAATCGCAGTATCTTTATTGACCCTTACGGTTTTACTGCTTTTTTTCAAAACGGATTGGCTGCTTGATTGGATTCGGCTCCTGTAATGAATGCCGTGTATTTACTTCTTTTTGTCCTTGGTCACGGTTGCAGTATTCATTGATTATTATCAGCTTAACGAATAATTTTGTCCTTCTGAGAACAACGGATAGCCCAAGCTTTTATCTTTGTCCGACTTTTTAACCAAATCTGAGAAAAACTGCGTTCTACAATACGTTAAAAGAGATCAGTCATTCATCGCTACTTCGTACCAGAGCTACCTATCATTTATAGAACAAACGATTTTCATGGAACACGGTAACGGTCACCATAATTTAGATAAAATTTCGGGCGCAGGTTTATTGGTTGCATTAGGCATTGTATACGGAGATATCGGAACCTCTCCATTGTACGTAATGCAGGCTATTATCGGCAAAGGCCGCATTAATGAAGAAGTCGTATTGGGCGCTCTTTCGTGCGTATTCTGGACGCTGACCCTCCAGACAACCATCAAGTACGTCATTTTGATCCTTCGGGCCGACAACCGGGGAGAAGGCGGAACCTTAGCATTATTTGCGTTGGTACGTCGACATGCCAAGTGGCTCACCATTCCCACCATGATCGGGGGAGCGGCACTCCTGGCCGACGGGATCATTTGCCCCCCTATTTCAGTTTCCTCGGCCGTGGAAGGATTAGAGATTCTATATCCTGATATTCAAACGGTTCCTATTGTTCTGGTTATTTTGGCGGTACTGTTTGTCATTCAGGTATTTGGGACAAAAGTGGTCGGCGGGGCTTTTGGGCCGATCATGCTGGTATGGTTTTCGACCTTGGGGATTTTAGGGTTTTCGCACGTTATCCAAAATCCGCTCGTCATCAAAGCCCTCAGCCCTCATTATGCCTATCAATTGTTGGTAGAGCATCCCGGTGGATTTGCGCTGTTGGGAGCCGTATTTCTCTGTACCACCGGAGCGGAGGCGCTCTATTCCGACTTAGGCCACTGCGGTCGGGGAAATATTCGGGTAAGTTGGGTATTTGTTAAAATGACCCTGTTACTCAACTACTTCGGTCAGTCGGCGTGGCTGATGGCCCATAACGGCCAATACCTCAACGGACGTAAACCTTTTTATGAGCTCATGCCGGATTGGTTTCTGTTGCCGGGCATTGCCATTGCCACCATGGCGGCGATCATTGCCAGCCAAGCCTTGATCACGGGCTCGTTTACGCTGGTCAGTGAAGCCATTCGACTGAATTTCTGGCCAAAGATCAAACTGAAATATCCTTCGGCCCAAAAAGGACAACTCTATGTGCCGAGCATCAACCTGCTTCTTTTTATCGGTTGTGTGGCGGTGGTTTTGTATTTCAAACGCTCTACCAATATGGAAGCGGCCTACGGCTTGGCCATTACGCTGACCATGCTCGTCGATACGCTGCTGATGTCTTATTATCTCTATACGCACCGCTACAATATGTGGCTGGTCATTGTGTTTTTGGTGGTATATTTTGCGGTAGAAAGCGCGTTTATGCTGGCCAATTTAGAGAAGTTTACGCACGGCGGTTGGGTATCGGTACTGATCTGTACCATTTTGGCAACGGTTATGTTCATCTGGCTGAAAGCAGGTCAGATCAAGGCCCAATTGACGGAATATACCAAGTTGGCAACGTACATTGATGCGCTCAAAGAACTCAGCCGCGACGTAAGCATTCCTAAATATGCCACGCACCTGGTGTTTATGTCCAATGCTTCGCGAACGAGTGAAGTGGAGTCCAAAATTATTTATTCCATCTTCGAAAAACGCCCCAAGCGGGCCGATATCTATTGGTTTGTACACGTTGATACCACCGATGAACCGTATACAATGCAGTATAAAGTGGATGTCATTGAGCCTGATGATGTCATTAAAGTCACTTTTCGACTCGGATTCAGGATAGAACAGCGCATCAATCTTTACCTGCGCCGTATCATCGAAGACATGGTCAAAAACAAAGAAGTGGATATTACCAGCCGATACGAGTCACTGCACCGACACAATGTCATCGGTGATTTCCGCTTTGTGGTGCTGGAAAAATTCCTTTCGTACGAAAACGAGTTGCCTATTTTTGAGCAACTCATCATGAAAGCATATTTCTTTATTAAGGGCTTTACCAATAGTGAAGATAAATGGTTTGGGTTGGATAGCAGTGCCGTAAAGATTGAAAAAGTACCGCTTATTATCAGGGCTATTGATAAAGTAAATCTACAACGGATTTACGGCTAATTTTTTTACCCATCTATGGAATCTAACGAAGGTCATCGGCACAACAACTCAAAAGTTTCAGCGGCCGGATTACTCATTGCACTGGGGATCATTTACGGAGATATCGGAACCTCTCCCCTTTACGTCATGAAGGCTGTCACTGGAACGGTCAAGCCGATCATGGAAAATGAGATATTAGGGGCGCTCTCCTTGGTATTTTGGACACTTACCCTGCAAACCACTTTTAAATACGTTATTTTAATTCTTCGCGCCGACAACCGGGGCGAGGGAGGTATCTTTGCCTTGTACGCCTTGGTGCGCCGGCATGCCAAGTGGATCACTGTTCCGGCCATGATCGGCGGGGCAGCATTGCTTGCCGACGGCATCATTACCCCGCCCATCTCGGTCTCTTCGGCCGTAGAAGGGTTAAAGATCATTTATCCTGAACTGAAGACCATCCCCATTGTTATTGCCATTTTATCGGCGCTGTTTTTGATTCAGAGCTTTGGAACAGGTATTGTGGGCCGTGCGTTCGGACCCATTATGCTTATTTGGTTCCTGATGCTGGCGGTGTTGGGATTCAGTCATATCAGCGATGCGCCCGAAGTGCTCAAGTGTTTTAATCCATATTACGGGTATTGGCTGTTGTTTGAGTATCCCGAAGGCTTTTGGCTGTTAGGAGCGGTATTTTTGTGTACTACCGGGGCGGAAGCATTGTATTCAGATCTGGGGCACTGCGGCCGGGGCAATATTCGGGTAAGTTGGGTATTCGTAAAAGCGACGCTTTTTCTGAACTATCTTGGTCAGGGAGCATATCTGCTCAGCATCAAAGGTCAACCGCTCGGAACTCGCAATCCATTCTATGACCTCATGCCGGATTGGTTTTTATTGCCGGGCATTTGCATTGCGACCATGGCGGCGATCATTGCCAGTCAGGCCCTGATCACCGGTTCGTTTACGCTGGTCAGTGAGGCCATTCGCCTGAATTTCTGGCCCAAAGTACGGTTACGTTATCCAAGCGTCCAAAAAGGGCAATTGTACGTGCCCAGCGTCAATTGGCTGCTTTTGGCGGGCTGCATCGGAGTGGTGCTGTATTTTCAGGAATCGTCCCGAATGGAAGCGGCCTACGGGTTGGCCATTACATTGACCATGTTGATGACCACGCTTTTGATGTCCTACTACCTGTACGCCAAGCGGTATAATTTTTGGGGTATTATTTTGTTCCTGGTTCTCTATTTAGGGATTGAAGGCTCTTTTTTGGTGGCCAACCTCCTCAAATTTATGCATGGCGGTTGGGTGTCTCTGATCATCGGAGGGACCATTGTTTCCCTGATGATTATTTGGTACAATTCTTTTTATATCAAACAGCAACTGACCGAGTACGTCAAGTTGGACAGGTACCTGGACGCGCTCAAAGAACTCAGTCGTGACGTAAGTATTCCTAAATATGCTACGCATTTGGTATTTATGTCGAGTGCTTCGCGGATAAACGAGATTGAGTCAAAAGTGATCTATTCTATATTCCAAAAACGCCCGAAACGGGCGGATATCTATTGGTTTGTACATGTTGATACCACCGATGATCCATACACGCTGGAATACAAGGTCAATATTCTTGAGCCTGAAGACGTGGTAAAGGTCAATTTCTATCTGGGTTTCCGGGTTGAGCAGCGTATTAATCTCTATCTGCGTAAGGTGATTGAAGAAATGGTGAAAAACAAGGAGGTAGATATTACCAGCCGCTATGAATCCCTTAACAAACAAAATGTGGTGGGTGATTTCAGGTTTGTGGTATTGGAAAAGTTTTTGTCCTATGAAAACGAATTACCTTTGTTTGAGCAACTCATCATGAAAGCTTATTTCTTTATTAAAGGATTTACCAATAGTGAAGATAAGTGGTTTGGACTGGATGCCAGTGCAGTAAAGATTGAGAAAGTTCCTTTGGTGATTCAGCCTATTGAAAACGTAACGCTTAAAAGAAGATATAATTAAAATAGACAATGAAAATTCTGATTACCGGCGGTGCCGGCTTTGTTGGTTCTTCGTTGGCGATCGCGCTGAAAACCAACTATCCTTCGTATGAAATTTATTGTTTGGATAACCTTAAGCGTAAAGGTTCTGAACTGAATGTGGCTCGGATTTCGCAATTGGGAATTCATTACGTACACGGGGATATACGAAACAAAGAAGATTTTGATTCTCTGCCCGCCGTTGATACGGTCATTGAAGCTTCGGCAGAACCTTCGGTACTGGCAGGACTGGACGGAACACCTGACTATTTGATTAATACCAACCTTTTCGGTACCGTCAACTGCCTCAATTATGCACTTAAACACCGGGCAGGGTTCATTTTTCTTTCAACCAGCCGGGTATATCCGATCAAGACCATTGAAACCCTTAATTTTACCGAAGCCGAAACCCGTTTTGAGTTGACCGATGACCAGCCCGTAAAGGGGGTTTCGTCCAAAGGGATTGCCGAAGATTTTCCGTTGGATGGCGCCCGTTCGCTGTATGGAACCACCAAGCTGGCTTCGGAATTGATCATTCAGGAATACAATGAATTTTATGGGTTAAAGACCGTCATCAACCGGTGCGGCGTCATTACGGGGCCTTGGCAAATGGGAAAGGTAGATCAGGGGGTAATGGTTCTGTGGATCGCCAAGCATTATTGGCAACAGCAATTGGGCTATTTCGGCTACGGCGGTACGGGGAAACAAACCCGCGACATGCTGCACGTGGCGGATCTGTATCGTTTGATCGATTGGCAATTGCACAACTTAGAAAAAGTAAACGGAGAAATACTCAATGCCGGCGGAGGAAACGAAAGCAGCACGTCATTGCAGGAATTAACCAAGATCTGTCAGGAAGTAACGGGCAAGACCATACCCATCAAACAGGTGGCTGAAACCCGCACGGCAGACATTCGATTGTACATCACCGACAATTCAAAAGTGACGCGCCTGACTGGCTGGGCTCCTCAGATCGGGGTACGGCAGATCGTAGAAGATATTGCCGAATGGCTGGATCAAAATCATGTTACTTTAGAACCTATTTTAAAATAAATTATTTGTTACAATGTACTGATTAACAAATAATAAGAAACGTAAAGCCTCACTACTCACTACTATCATGCACATTCAAGTTCGTCATACCACCAATCCTGCGGATTTCAAAAGCTACGATACGCATCGTATTCGTGAAGAATTTTTGATGGAAAAACTCTTTGTTCCGGATCAGTTCCACTTTGTGTACTCTCATTATGATCGCATGATCGTGGGCGGAATCAAACCCGTGGGTCAATTGCATAAACTGCCCGTGTATGAGGAGCTGCGCGCTGATTATTTTCTGGAGCGCCGAGAACTGGGTATTCTCAACGTAGGAGGTGACGGGTTTGTCATGGTAGGTGATGAGCTTTTTACGCTGCAAAAACGGGACTGTTTGTACGTGGGGAAAGGCAATAAACTGGTTTCCTTTAAAAGTCTGGACCCCGAGTTTCCGGCCAAATTTATATTGATCTCTACTCCCGCGCATCGTATCGTGCCTACTGCCCTCATGAAAGCGGCCGATGCGCTGCCTGTAGATATGGGCTCACCGGAGAAAGCCAATACCCGAACAATCTATAAGTATATCCATGCCGGTGGACTGGAGAGTTGTCAGCTGGTAATGGGCATGACCGCCATGAAATACAGCAGTGTTTGGAACACCATGCCCCCCCACGTTCATGACCGTCGGTCGGAGATTTACGTCTATTTTGACATGGAAGAAGATCAGCGGATTTTTCATTTCATGGGCGAGCCCGAAGAGACCCGTCACTTGGTGGTCGCCAACGAACAGGCCGTTATTTCGCCTCCGTGGTCTATCCATGCCGGGGCCGGCACCACCAGCTATTCGTTTCTGTGGGCCATGGCCGGTGAAAATTATTCTTTTACCGATATGGATATGCTGACAATGAATGAAATAAAGTGATATTTCAAAAAAACTGACCGTAATGCTTGGTTTTTAGAAAAAAAAGGCACAGTTTAGTTTTACAATCGTTAAAGGTTGATTTTACAAAGCAGAGATAGCGGCCTGATAGAGCAGTTCGCTATTTTTTTCCCTTGTGAGTCCACAAATACGGTTGCAAATAAAAGTTAAACTAAAACTGTGCGTAATTATGAGACTTCAAGTGCACGCGATCCATTTCGACGCAGATTCTAAATTGCTCGAATTCATTGAAAAAAAACTCGGAAAACTCGAAACATTTTATGACCGAATAACCAGCGGAGAAGTATACCTCCGATTAGATAAAAGTGAAAGCAGCAAAGTCAAAAATAAAGTTGTAGAAGTAAAGATCAACGTTCCCAATGCGGAGTTGTTTGTGAAAGAAAGCGGCAGAAGTTTTGAAGAGGGTACTGACTTAGCCCTTGAGGCACTCAAAATTCAGATAAAAAAATACAAAGCCAAACGGCAGGATGTAGAGAATAGAACCATCAAAGACGCCACAACTAATGGTGCAGAAGTAGCCGAAGAAATAGAAATAGAGGAGATTTAGAACGGAATCTACATTTACAAAAAAGGCGAATACACCGGGTATTCGCCTTTTTTTATTGGGCTTTATTGTCTGAAAGTCTTTTATCCTTCTTAACTTTGAAATGCCTTTACACCTCATCTTTTCCAACTTCCCTTATGAGAAAGCTTTTACTTTTAGTATTAACCCTTATCACTTGTGGTATTCATCCTGTGGTGGCCCAAGTGCAAAAGGCTCCCGGCCGAGCCGAAGGTGACGGTCCGCACAAGCGGCTCATCATCAGAGGGGTAACGATCATCAACAGTACGGGCTCGCCCCCGATCGGTCCCATGGATATTGTGGTAGAAAATAACCGTATTGCCCAAATCCGTCAGGCGGGCTATCCGGGCATGCCCGACGATCCCCAAAGCGGCGTAAAAGCCAATCCCGGCGACAAAGAACTGAATTGCCGGGGTATGTACCTGATGCCGGGATTCGTAGATATGCACGGGCACATCGGTGGAGTGCAGCAGGGAGCTAATGCTGAATACGTGTTTAAACTTTGGATGGCGCACGGCGTCACTACCATTCGGGACCCGTCATGCGGCAATGGGTTGGATTGGGTCCTTGATCAAAAAGAAAAAAGTGCAAAGAACCTGATCACGGCTCCCCGCATCAAAGCCTACACCGTTTTCGGACAGGGGGCCAAAGATTTCATCATCACGCCTGAGCAGGCCCGTGAATGGGTACGGGATAATGCCAAAAAGGGCGCTGACGGCATCAAATTTTTTGGGGCAGAACCTGAGGTCTTTAAAGCTGCACTGGACGAAAATAAAAAATGGGGCCTCGGCTCGGCTGCTCATCACGCTCAAACCGAAGTGGGACGTATGAATGCCTTGGCAACCGCCAAAGCCGGCCTGACAACTATGGAGCACTGGTATGGACTGCCGGAAGCACTGTTTGATGATAAAACCCTCCAAAATTACCCATCTGATTATAATTATAACAACGAGCAAAACCGTTTTGAAGAAGCGGGTAAACTGTGGAAACAGGCGGCCAAACCCGGGAGCGATAAATGGAATCAGGTGATGGACGAAATGTTGAAACTGGATTTTACCATCGATCCTACCTTCAATATCTACGAAGCCAACCGCGAATTGATGCTGGCCCGTCGCGCCGAATGGCACGATGAGTATACGTTGCCTTCGTTGTGGCGTTTCTACGGTCCGAGCCGTATTTCGCACGGCTCGTATTGGCACAATTGGGGGACGGAGCAGGAAGTGGCCTGGAAAGAAAATTATCGTCTCTGGATGGCGTTTATCAATGAATACAAAAATCGCGGCGGGCGCGTCACCACGGGCTCGGATTCGGGCTTTATTTACCAATTATACGGATTTGCGTACATCCGTGAGTTAGAGCTGCTGCGCGAAGCGGGCTTCCATCCGATGGAAGTCATTCGGGCTGCTACGCTCAAAGGCGCTGAAGCCCTCGGGATGGCCAAGGATATCGGTTCGGTAGAAGTGGGAAAATTGGCCGATTTTGTAATTACGGAAGAAAACCCGCTTGCCAACCTGAAAACGCTGTACGGTACCGGGGCTATTCGTCTCAACGATAAAAACGAAGTGACGCGCGTAGGCGGCGTAAAATACACCGTGAAAGACGGCGTGGTATACGATGCTAAAAAGCTCTTGGCCGATGTGCGCAGGATTGTGGCCGACGCTAAAAAAGAAGAAAATTTTGAAATCACGCAACCGGGCATTCCCCAAAAAACAGGAAAAGTCTCCGGCAGCAACAAATAACCGTAGGGGCGGGCCCGCTGCGGCGATTCGCTTGCGTCCGCCCTGTCTCCGAACCACAAAACCGCAGA
Above is a window of Runella slithyformis DSM 19594 DNA encoding:
- a CDS encoding HPF/RaiA family ribosome-associated protein translates to MRLQVHAIHFDADSKLLEFIEKKLGKLETFYDRITSGEVYLRLDKSESSKVKNKVVEVKINVPNAELFVKESGRSFEEGTDLALEALKIQIKKYKAKRQDVENRTIKDATTNGAEVAEEIEIEEI
- a CDS encoding amidohydrolase family protein translates to MRKLLLLVLTLITCGIHPVVAQVQKAPGRAEGDGPHKRLIIRGVTIINSTGSPPIGPMDIVVENNRIAQIRQAGYPGMPDDPQSGVKANPGDKELNCRGMYLMPGFVDMHGHIGGVQQGANAEYVFKLWMAHGVTTIRDPSCGNGLDWVLDQKEKSAKNLITAPRIKAYTVFGQGAKDFIITPEQAREWVRDNAKKGADGIKFFGAEPEVFKAALDENKKWGLGSAAHHAQTEVGRMNALATAKAGLTTMEHWYGLPEALFDDKTLQNYPSDYNYNNEQNRFEEAGKLWKQAAKPGSDKWNQVMDEMLKLDFTIDPTFNIYEANRELMLARRAEWHDEYTLPSLWRFYGPSRISHGSYWHNWGTEQEVAWKENYRLWMAFINEYKNRGGRVTTGSDSGFIYQLYGFAYIRELELLREAGFHPMEVIRAATLKGAEALGMAKDIGSVEVGKLADFVITEENPLANLKTLYGTGAIRLNDKNEVTRVGGVKYTVKDGVVYDAKKLLADVRRIVADAKKEENFEITQPGIPQKTGKVSGSNK